In Bacteriovorax stolpii, a single genomic region encodes these proteins:
- a CDS encoding M3 family metallopeptidase, with translation MNILLNKFTTPFETVPFNEIKPEDFLPAVKEAIAAAKSRIADIKNNKETETFENVVEALENAGPEVDLISGIFFNLHSAETNDKIQAIAKDFSPLLTEYGNDISLDADLFKKIKKVWDHKENFNLSAEQKMLLEKSYKSFVRNGALLNDAQKERLREISTKLSTLGLKFGDHILKETNDFVMLIEDKKDLEGLSEDVIEAAAMTAKEKGHEGKWAFTLQYPSVIPFLTYAKNRELRHKLWLANSTKGFKDGETDNKEIIKEIATLRHQKANLLGYESHAHFILEERMASNPKTVFEFLDNIVNHATPAAVKETEELRAYAKKLDGIEELQKWDTAYYAEKLKNEKFQVNDEMLRPYFKLENVIDGVFKVAKNLYGLKFEQRFDIPVYHEDVKTYEVLDENGKHISVFYADFHPRAGKRNGAWMTSFRGQKIDHGVNVRPHVAIVCNFTKPTPTKPSLLGFDEVVTLFHEFGHALHGMLANTRYETLSGTNVYWDFVELPSQIMENWAYEKECLDLFAEHYETKEKIPADLIKKIKDSSSFLEGRATLRQVSFATIDMAWHSANPDQVKDIEAFETKMTNKMDFLPAVKGTSISTAFSHIFAGGYSAGYYSYKWAEVLDADAFEFFKEKGIFNRDVANKFKDNVLSKGGSEHPMNLYVAFRGKQPNPDALLRRAGLLAK, from the coding sequence ATGAATATTCTTTTAAACAAATTCACCACACCGTTTGAAACAGTTCCTTTCAATGAAATTAAGCCGGAAGATTTCCTTCCAGCAGTAAAAGAAGCGATCGCAGCAGCTAAAAGTAGAATTGCAGATATTAAAAACAATAAAGAAACTGAAACGTTTGAAAACGTAGTAGAAGCGCTGGAAAACGCGGGACCGGAAGTTGATCTGATCTCAGGGATTTTCTTCAATCTTCACTCGGCAGAAACAAATGATAAAATCCAGGCGATCGCTAAAGATTTTTCACCACTTCTAACTGAGTACGGAAACGATATCAGCCTGGATGCAGACCTGTTTAAGAAAATTAAAAAAGTCTGGGACCACAAAGAAAACTTCAATCTTTCAGCTGAACAAAAAATGCTGCTAGAAAAAAGCTATAAAAGTTTTGTAAGAAACGGAGCTCTTCTCAACGATGCTCAAAAGGAAAGACTGAGAGAAATTTCAACTAAACTTTCAACTCTAGGGCTAAAGTTTGGCGATCACATCCTGAAAGAAACAAACGACTTCGTAATGCTGATTGAAGACAAAAAAGATCTTGAAGGCCTGAGTGAAGATGTAATCGAAGCGGCAGCAATGACAGCAAAAGAAAAAGGACATGAAGGCAAATGGGCCTTTACACTTCAATATCCAAGTGTGATTCCTTTTTTAACTTACGCTAAAAACCGCGAGCTTCGCCATAAATTGTGGCTGGCAAACTCGACAAAAGGTTTTAAAGACGGCGAAACAGACAACAAGGAAATCATTAAAGAGATCGCAACTCTAAGACACCAGAAAGCAAACCTGCTTGGTTATGAATCTCATGCACATTTCATTCTTGAAGAGAGAATGGCCTCTAACCCAAAAACAGTTTTTGAATTCTTAGATAACATTGTTAACCATGCAACTCCTGCAGCAGTTAAAGAAACTGAAGAGCTAAGAGCTTACGCTAAAAAACTTGATGGTATCGAAGAACTTCAAAAGTGGGATACAGCTTATTACGCTGAAAAATTAAAGAACGAGAAGTTTCAGGTAAACGATGAAATGCTTCGTCCTTACTTCAAACTTGAGAATGTTATTGATGGGGTATTTAAAGTAGCCAAGAACCTTTATGGTCTAAAATTTGAGCAACGTTTTGACATCCCTGTTTATCACGAAGATGTAAAAACGTATGAAGTTTTGGATGAAAATGGCAAGCACATTTCTGTGTTCTATGCTGATTTCCACCCGAGAGCGGGAAAGAGAAACGGGGCGTGGATGACGTCTTTTAGAGGTCAAAAAATCGATCACGGTGTGAACGTTCGTCCACATGTGGCCATCGTTTGTAACTTCACAAAACCAACTCCAACAAAACCTTCTCTTCTAGGATTTGATGAAGTTGTAACACTATTCCACGAGTTTGGTCACGCTCTACACGGTATGCTGGCAAACACTCGTTACGAAACTCTCTCTGGAACAAACGTTTACTGGGATTTCGTAGAGCTTCCATCACAGATCATGGAAAACTGGGCATATGAAAAAGAGTGCCTGGATCTTTTTGCTGAACACTACGAAACAAAAGAAAAAATCCCTGCGGATTTGATCAAAAAAATTAAAGACTCTTCAAGCTTCCTTGAAGGACGTGCAACGCTAAGACAAGTAAGTTTTGCAACAATCGATATGGCATGGCACTCAGCTAACCCAGATCAAGTTAAAGACATTGAAGCTTTTGAAACAAAAATGACCAACAAGATGGATTTCCTTCCAGCAGTAAAAGGAACAAGCATTTCAACAGCGTTCTCTCACATTTTTGCAGGTGGATACTCAGCAGGGTACTACTCATACAAGTGGGCCGAAGTTTTGGATGCTGATGCTTTTGAATTTTTCAAAGAAAAAGGGATCTTCAACCGTGATGTCGCTAATAAGTTTAAGGACAATGTCCTTTCAAAAGGTGGAAGCGAGCATCCGATGAACCTTTATGTGGCCTTCAGAGGAAAACAACCAAACCCAGACGCTCTTTTAAGAAGAGCTGGTCTATTGGCAAAATAG
- a CDS encoding metal-dependent transcriptional regulator, translated as MMTKNNDQKDAHENDLSHSMVHYLLTIHKLKENRGFARVTDIAKDLDLTKGSVSTMLNNLKKKGLIQEEDECKFVVLTELGHEEVHRILSSRTLLFYFLRDFVGVDEKTAEYDSCQMEHLMSPQTSERFFNFMKTLACTCEDLDKKGQLPKSFQFKTTLDLCSYNTADEFIHNQKGDSHLPTDK; from the coding sequence ATGATGACAAAAAACAATGACCAAAAAGACGCTCACGAAAATGATTTATCTCACTCGATGGTTCACTATCTTTTAACGATCCATAAATTAAAAGAAAACAGAGGATTTGCTCGCGTGACAGACATTGCAAAGGATCTGGACCTTACAAAAGGATCAGTTTCTACAATGCTGAACAATCTAAAAAAGAAGGGTCTAATCCAGGAAGAAGACGAATGTAAATTTGTTGTTCTAACTGAACTTGGTCACGAAGAAGTTCACCGCATTCTTTCTTCAAGAACATTATTGTTTTATTTCCTAAGAGATTTCGTAGGCGTAGATGAAAAAACTGCAGAATACGATTCTTGTCAGATGGAACACTTAATGAGTCCACAAACCAGCGAACGTTTCTTCAACTTCATGAAGACGCTTGCCTGTACATGTGAAGATCTTGATAAAAAAGGACAACTACCGAAGTCTTTCCAATTCAAGACAACTCTTGACCTGTGCTCATACAACACAGCAGACGAGTTCATTCACAATCAAAAAGGCGACAGCCATTTACCAACTGATAAGTAG
- a CDS encoding polyprenol monophosphomannose synthase, whose product MINQSLVIIPTYNEALNVDSMIERLFALYPDISVLIIDDNSPDKTALVVEALKTKHPNLFLIKRAGKLGLGTAYVEGFKWALLKKFKFIAQMDCDFSHDPKDLGRLITALYDGTALAIGSRYSGNDIRTKDWPWYRLLISLSAGFILRLFTGLKIRDISGGFKCFKREALEKINFDNIISKGYVFQFEMTYKVHAMGYDIVEIPIVFSERVYGKSKMNLGIVLEAFSVMFRLRLKKLLNQLN is encoded by the coding sequence GTGATTAATCAGTCTCTGGTCATCATCCCAACTTACAACGAAGCCCTCAATGTGGATTCGATGATAGAGCGTTTATTTGCACTTTATCCGGACATTTCAGTCCTGATTATCGATGATAATTCGCCCGATAAAACCGCCTTAGTAGTAGAAGCGCTTAAGACCAAGCACCCCAACCTCTTCCTGATTAAAAGGGCCGGAAAACTGGGTCTGGGAACAGCTTATGTCGAGGGCTTCAAGTGGGCCCTTCTTAAGAAATTTAAGTTCATTGCTCAAATGGATTGTGACTTCTCTCACGACCCAAAAGACCTAGGACGCTTAATTACTGCGCTCTATGATGGGACTGCCCTCGCTATTGGCTCACGCTACAGCGGCAACGACATCAGGACCAAAGACTGGCCATGGTATCGACTGCTTATTTCACTGAGCGCTGGTTTTATTCTGCGCCTTTTTACCGGTCTTAAAATCCGCGACATCTCCGGAGGCTTTAAATGTTTTAAGCGCGAAGCTCTGGAAAAAATCAACTTCGATAACATCATCTCTAAAGGTTATGTCTTTCAATTTGAAATGACCTATAAAGTGCATGCCATGGGATACGATATTGTCGAAATCCCCATCGTCTTTTCAGAGAGAGTTTACGGAAAATCTAAAATGAACTTAGGCATCGTGCTTGAGGCCTTCAGTGTAATGTTCAGGCTGCGCCTGAAAAAACTATTGAATCAATTGAATTAA